A region of Allocoleopsis franciscana PCC 7113 DNA encodes the following proteins:
- a CDS encoding HNH endonuclease, with the protein MPRPYISEQLRHLVAERADRICEYCLIAEADRSSSYQVDHIISVKHGGVTTEDNLAYACIFCNLQKGTDLGSIVWRTGELVRFFNPRRDFWGEHFRLDEAVIQPLTDIGEVTTRILEFNNEDRILDRQTLIEVGRYPSPAAQQRMIK; encoded by the coding sequence GTGCCTCGTCCTTATATTAGTGAACAACTGCGGCATTTAGTTGCTGAACGTGCTGATCGCATCTGTGAATATTGCCTAATTGCAGAAGCAGATAGGTCTTCAAGTTATCAAGTTGACCACATTATCAGCGTGAAGCATGGTGGAGTTACAACAGAAGATAACCTCGCTTATGCCTGTATTTTTTGTAACCTTCAGAAAGGTACTGATTTAGGGTCAATAGTTTGGCGCACTGGAGAACTTGTCCGTTTTTTCAACCCACGTCGAGACTTTTGGGGAGAACACTTCCGACTCGATGAAGCTGTAATTCAACCCCTCACAGACATTGGAGAAGTAACAACACGAATTCTAGAGTTTAACAACGAAGACCGGATTTTAGATCGACAGACTTTAATAGAAGTTGGTAGATATCCATCGCCAGCAGCACAACAGCGCATGATCAAGTAG